The Paucidesulfovibrio gracilis DSM 16080 genome segment GTGCTCCTGGATTTGCAGGCCAAGGAAATGGGCCTGGACGACTTTGTTCGCACCATTCTGGGCGCCCTGACCACGTTCCGGCCCGACTTCGTGCTCACCGTGAACCACCTGGGCGTGGACCGGGAAGGCGTGCTGCTCCAAATCCTGGAAGCCCTGGACGTCCCCCTGGCCTCCTGGTTCGTGGACAACCCCCACCTGATCCTGCCCGCGTATCCCCGCACGCATGCGGACAAGACCCTGCTCTTCACCTGGGACGCGGAGAACGTGGAATCACTGCGGGAGATGGGCTATCCCAACACGGCCTGGCTCCCCCTGGCTGCGGACACCCACCGCTTTGCCCCGGGTGCGGCAGGCAACGACGCCTGGAACGCGGACGTCTCCTTTGTGGGCAACTCCATGACCGCCAAGGTCACGGGCCGGTTTCAGGCGGCCCAGCCCAGTGACGCCCTGGCCGAACAACTGCGGGATATCGCCGCAGGATTCGGCCCGTCCGAGGAACCCTCGGCTGCCCGCTATATGCTCAACAATTTTCCGCACCTGCGTGAAGAATTCCTCGCCCTGGGCGAGCCGTCCCGCATGCTGGCCTTTGAGACCCTGATCACCTGGCAATCCACACTGGATTACCGCCTGGACTGCGTACGCCGGCTCCTGCCCTTTGCCCCGCTCCTGGTGGGAGACAAGGGCTGGCACGATCTGCTGGCCGGAGAAACCGGCTGGCGGCACCATCCCGAAGTATCCTATTATGATGATCTGCCCGGCCTGTATCCACGCAGCAAGGTGAACTTCAACTGCACCAGCCTGCAGATGAAAGGCGCGGTAAATCAGCGCGTCTTTGACGTTCCGGCCTGCGGCGGATTTCTGATCACGGACCAGCGCCGCCAGATGGAACAGCTCTTTGAACCGGGAACCGAGGTCATCGCCTATGCCGATCCCGAAGAGATCCCGGAACTGGTGCAACGCTGGCTGGCCGATCCCCAGGCACGGCAACGGGTGGCCGAGTCCGCACGCAAACGCATTCTGGCCGAGCACACCTATGACCATCGCCTGGAAACCCTGTTCCAGACCATGCGCCTCACCTTTGAACCGGGCGCCAACAGCTGAACACGGCAGGAAGATTCCGTCACCGGGCTTGTCACCGGGGCGCGTTGCGCGTAACGAGGCTCCATGACCCAGGATCCGATCCTCATTCTTCAGATGCAGCGCATGGGAGACCTGATCCTCTCCTTCCCGCTCATGCTCTGGCTGCAACGCCTGCATCCGGGCCGTCCGGTATGGGTGGCGGCGGAACGCGGTTTTTATGAACCGCTCATGCCCCTCAGCCCGGGCGTGACCTACTTTCCCTGGGAAGGGGTCCACGTGCTCAAGCGTCACCGCTACAAGCTGGTGATCAACCTCTCCATCCGGGAACGCGCCGCCCGTCTGGCCGGAGAACTGGACGCGGACGCGGTGCTCGGTCCCACCATGCGCGGCGATCTGCGCCGCATCAACGGTCCCTGGCAGCTTTACCGCGCCGCCCTGGTGCGCAACAACCGCCACAACCGACTGCACTGGGCCGACCTCAACGCCCTGGACTGCGTTCCCCTGGAACGCCTGCGGGCCACTCGCTTTGATCCGCCCCGCCCACCGGCAAAACAAAAACCCCAAGTGGGCCTGTTTCTCGGAGCCAGCGACCCGGCCAAACGCCCCGATGCCGTATTCTGGGCCGAACTCCTGCGTGAGCTGGTGCGCCGGGACATTCGCCCCGTCCTGTTCGGCGGTCCGGCGGAAAAGCAACTGGGTCGCGAGACCCGGGAACGCTTCGGCAAACCCGTACCCGACTTTTGCGGCCGACTGCCCCTGAGCAAGCTGGCCAAGGGACTGAACGCCTGTTCCCTGTTGATCACCCCGGATACCGGTCCCATGCATCTGGCGGCCTGGACTGGCTGCCGTACCCTGAACCTCTCCATGGGCAACGTCAGCCCCCATGAAACCGGTCCCTACCAGCCTGGACATTTGGTGCTCCGTGCGGACCTGCCCTGCTCCGAAGGCTGCTGGGAGTGTTCCCGCGACCGTTTGGACTGCCACGACGCATTCACGCCCGAGGCCGTGGCCTTTGTGGCGGCTCGAGCCGTGCGCGGGAAGGATCCCAACACCCCACCGGACGGTCTGCGGCTCTACACCACCCAGCGCGACGAGGCCGGGCTGTTCTGTCTGCATCGGTTCACGGACCGCATTGACCCGGACGAACGGCTCGGCACCTTTTGGAAAACCTTTTTTGGCTGGCGACTGGGGTTGTGGGACAAATCCCGGGCGCACGCGGCCTTGCTCGCCCTGGCCCAAAACGCCCCCATGGTCTTTGAGGAGCTGGCCTCGGCCCTGCCCCGGGGCGTGACTGTTTTCTCCCGCGCCCTGGCCCGCGGCACCCAGACCGCAACACCTCCGGTCTCGCTCTGGGAAGCGGCCCCCCAGGCACTGGCTCCGCTTTCCGGCCTGGCAGACATGGACCTGCAGAACCGGGACTTTTCCCGCGAGGCCATGACCGAACAAGTGGGACACCTGGAAGCGTTGGGCCGTTTGCTGGCCCGCTGCTGATTTTCGATCTTTTTTCGCAGCACCGGAAAAAAACTCCTGTTTTGCCACCCCTTCTTTTTTTGTAACCATCCGAAATACTGACGTTTCAAATTTGGCACGGCTCTTGATTGGTACCAGTCCAAAGGAGTCAGCCATGCAAAATGTTCCTCTCATCCAATCCTCGGCCAACGCCACCCGCACCACCGGCCAGGCCGCCCTGACCGGCGGCACGTCCGCTGATTGGGACTTGGGGTCGAACATTTTCCAGACCTTCATGGACCATGAATCCGGCCTGAGCCGGGACCGCGAATTCGCGGCCGCACCGAACCTGGACAGCGTATTCCAGGAAAGCGCCTCCGTGGAACCGCGGAAGACCAGCCCGGTGGAAGAACAGACTTCGTCCGACACGGACGAACCCGGCCTGGACGACATGAAGGACGTACCCGTGGACCCGGAAAGCTTCCAGGCCATGAAGCCGCAACTGGAAAAGTACGGCCTGAGCAAGGAGGACATCCAGGAACTGGAGGACCGGGTCAACAGCAAGGAAGGCATGACCTGGGGCGAATTCGTGACCGCGCTCTCAGAGAAGATGGACGGTCTGCGGCATACTCTGGAATTTTCCGCCGGGCAACGCCAGAAAATGATGACCCTGTTCCAAAAGCTGGGCTTCTCCGCTTCGGAATCCAAGGGCATGATCGGCGAACTGGCCCAGGGCAACGTCTCCAACGTACTGGAAGCGCTGGGCCGCCGCATTGAAAGCCTGCCTCCGGATAAGCTCGCCGGTCTGGACAAGGAAGAACTTGCCGCCTTCATGGATGAACTGCGCAAGCTCAAGGGCGAATTGCAGGGCAAGGAACTGGGACTGGTTCGCGTGGTGGGCAAGGCCATGCAGGACGCGCTGGCCCAGGCTCGGGAAAAGGCGCTGCAAATGACGCAGAATAAAGCCGGTGCTCAGGGCAAGGCCGACACTCTGACCGACGCCGCCCGCACCGACGCCGCCAAAATGGAGCAGCTCAATCCGGCCATGACCCCGGACGAGGCCGCGGCCAAGGCCGCCCGTACCGAACAGGGACTGACCAACAATCTTTCCGCGGACCAACGGCTCAAGGCCCATAACAACACCCTTGCGGACCAGATTCGTCAGGGCATGGGCTTCAACGAACAACGCAACGCCGACCAGTTTTCGGGGCAGGACGGCAAGCAGAATCAAAGCGACGCCTGGGCCGAATTCATGGGCAAGCTGCGCCAGGATCGCCCGGATCTGGGACTGGCGCGCAACACCTCCCAGGCCGCCCAGACCGCCATGACCGACGCGCTGAACCAGGCCCGGGGCGAAGGAACCAAGGCTGCCAAGCCCTGGGAAAACGTGACCGCGCCCCGCGTGCTCTCACAGGTCAAGGACGCGGCCATGCGCAGCTTGGCCAATGGCGGCAAGCGCCTGACCATCCAGCTCAACCCGCAGGAGCTGGGTACCCTGTCCGTGTCGCTGACCTACAAGAACAACGAAATGCAGGCCATGATCCGCACGGACAACCATGAAACCGCCAAGCTCCTGAGCGGCCAGCTCGACGCCCTGCGTCAGAGCCTGGAGGATCAGGGCATCAAGGTTTCCAAGATGGAAGTGCAGACCCAGCTCAGCAGTGGGCAGGACGAAAGCCGGTGGCTGGGCGAACAGGGGCATAATCGCGCCCAGGACGAACAGGCCCGCCGCCAGACCCAGGAACGCATGCGCAACATGCGTACGGTGGGCGGATCGGAGCCAGGACAGTCCGTGGCCGATGTGCAGCAGGCAATTCTTTCCGGCAGAGGACTGCACGTTGTGGCCTAAAGGCCGGGCGGTTCAAAGGAGCAAGTCATGGGATACTACGGCGTAAGCAACATCGTTGGCGGTCACGAGGAATACGTGGCCGAGGCCAACGCCCCCAAGCACAAGTCCCAGATGGACAAGGATGACTTCCTCAAGCTGCTGGTGGCCCAGCTCAACCACCAGGATCCGCTCAATCCCATGGAAGATACGGAAATGACCGGTCAGCTGGCCGAATACTCCAGCCTGGAGCAGCTCACCAACGTGAACACCACCCTGGACACCATGCTGCAACAGAGCGCCTCCGACCAGATGACCACGGCCGTGAGCTTCATCGGCAAGTCGGTTTCCGCCAAGGGGTACAACGTGACCAAGGACGGCAACCAGGTCAGCACCATCACCTACAACCTGGGCGAAGCCGTGTCCCAGTTGAAGGTCAATATTTACGACGAAAGCGGAGACATCGTGCGCACGGACCTGCTCGGCAGCAAGGAACCGGGAATCTTCGAATACGCCTGGGACGGCAAGGACGATTCCGGCAACATCGTGGCCGACGGCACCTATTCCGTGGGCATGCTCGGCGAGGATGTGGACGGCCAGCAGGTCATGGTCCAGACCGAGGTCTCCGGCGAGGTCACCGGCGTGGTGGCCGAGGAGAGCGGCTACTATCTGCGGCTCAAGGACGGCCGTTACGTAAACTTCAATTTCGTCACGGAAGTGGTTTCCGACTCCACCATCAATACGGATGAGGGCGGGGATGGAACCGATTCCGGAAGCGATTCCGGCAATACTGACAATACCGACAATACCGACGCCGACGCCTAAGGGGATTACGGCCCGGCGTCCTCATGGATGAGGAACAGGAGTCAAGGAGGTTTTACAATGAGTCTGGCATCATCGCTGTACTCCGGCATTACCGGGCTTTCCGCCCACGGAGAGCGCATGAGCGTGATCGGCAACAACCTGGCCAACGTGAACACCACGGGGTACAAGGGCGCGCGCATGCACTTTGAAGACCTGATGAGTCAGGATTTCTCCACGGCCAACGGCATCAGTCAGGTGGGCCGGGGCGTGCGCGTGGCCGCCATCTACACGGACTACGGTCAGGGTGCGTTCGAAACCACCAACGAGTCCACGGACATGGCCATTGGCGGCGAAGGCTTTTTCATGGTCTCGCCCAAGGATCAGGAGTCCCAATTTTACACCCGGGCCGGAACCTTCCGTTTCGATAAAAACGGATACCTGGTGGACCCGCACGGCTACGTGCTCCAAGGCTGGGAGATCGAACAGTCCCAGCCCACCGCCGCCACCACGGGCAGCCTCTCCGACCTGAACGACACCAAAGTGAAGGGAGCCATCACGGACATCCGGCTGGAAAACTTCCAGTCCCCGCCCGAGGCCACCAACCAGGTCAGCTTCATCACCAACCTGGATCCCACGGATGCCAGCCGGTCCAATTCCACCAGCCAGCCCTACTTTGCGCTCTTCAACGCCTGGGATGGTCTGGACGCGGACAACGACGGCCGCTATCTGGCGGACACGGCCTACTCGTACTCCTCCAGCATGAAGGTCTACGACGACATCGGCACCGCCCACACCATGACCACCTATTTCGACCAGGTCACCCTGTCCAACTCGGGCGGCTACTCGGTATGGGAATACATGGTTACAGTGCCGCCCTCCGAGGACGGCCGGTTCTTCGGCTCCGACGCGAACTTCCACCGCATGTCCCAGACGTCCAACGGCGGCGTGCTCATGACCGGCACCCTGACCTTCCGGGCCGGGCAGCTGGTGGGCCAGTCGGCCTATACCTACAAGGGATCCGACGACGGCAACGTGGGAGCGCTTTCCAACTGGAGCCTGGCGCGTTTCTCCACCCGGGGCTATCCGCTCTGCACGGCCAACTTCCTGGGGTCGTCCAACGCATCCCTGGCCACCTCGGAAAACGCCCAGCCCATGGAAATCAACTTCGGCCTTCGCAACACGGCCAGCATCACCACCTCCAACATCGGTGGCGGCTGGAGCGTGGCCGGCGGCGGCACCCTGCCCTCCAACGCGAGCATGGTGGGCAACAACATTACGGACGTCCAGTCCACCCTGCCCAACAGCGAGATCCCGTCCATCAGCGCGCTGGCCTCCCAGAGCTTTGATACGGGCGGCTCCAGCACCCTGTACCAGTCCCAGGACGGCTATCCCGCAGGCATCCTGCAAAACGTCTCCGTCAGCCGGGACGGCATCCTCACGGGCCGCTATTCCAACGGGCAGGTCATTGAACTGTATAAGATATCCCTGGCCACCTTCACCAATGAATGGGGACTGCGGCGCGAAGGGGGCAACCTCTTCACCGAGACCCAGGATTCGGGCCAGGCGCTCACAGGCTTTGCCGGCGAACAGGGCAAGGGAACCATTGACGGCAACTCCCTGGAAATGTCCAACGTGGACATGGCCGCCGAGTTCGTGCGTATGATCACCACCCAGCGTGGATTCCAGGCCAACACCAAGGTCATCACCACCACGGACTCCATGCTCGGCGAGGTCATCGCCATGAAGCGCTAGCCTCCGATGATGGAACGGGCCGCTTCGGCGGCCCTGTCATAGACTCCGACTCATCCCCCGGCCGAAGGTCTTCCCCAGGCCTTCGGCCGACCAAAGGCGCGTCCCTGCGGCGCGCCTTTCTGCATTGCGCTTCCCGCAATCAGCACCCACCAACATGCCCCGCACCAAAAGGAAAAGGACGGTCCCCCCACGGGAACCGCCCTCAAAACGCTACGCTTCCGCACCTGGACGGAAACAGGGACGCTTATTTATTTTTCTTGAACACGATGAGCGGGCAGTTCTTGCAGATGTCCGCGCCGGGGAAACCGTCGCCGGGACGGGTGATGGAGCTGCTGGCCGCGTCGATGCGGTCTTGCAGACGCTGGAACACGTCCTTGAACTGCTTGCCCGGGATGATCACGTTGATCTCGCCGCGCTCGGTCTTGCCCGCATTGTAGCTGCCGGAGCAGGCCGGGAGCATGTTGAACTGCTGCTCCATGAAGGTGTGTACGTTACCGCCGCAGGCCGAAGAGTTCATGGTGATGCTCGGACGCAGGGGATGGGTGTCCGTGGCGGCCATGTAGTCCACGGCCAGGTGGTAGGCCTGCATGTTGTCACAGTAGAAATGGACGGTATCCGGCTCAAAGAGGCCTTCCACGCTGCCCAAGGGAGCCACGGCCACGCCCAGCAGACCGTCGCGCATGCGGGGCTTGGTCTTCACGAACCGCTCGGCCTGTTCCGCGTCGCGGGTGTATTTCAGATGTCCCTTGATCTCGGACTCGTCCAGATCCTTCCAGCCGAAGCAGAACCGGGCGTTGCCGCAGCCCAGCCCCTCTTCGCCGGAGTAGACGATCTGGCCCTTCATGCGCGCACCCAGCTCCCACTGGCAGAAGGTCATGGCCTTCACCGGGGTGACGATCTCAGGCGCATTTTCAAAAAAATGGTCCAGCTCGGCCTGGTCATAGAAAAATTTCACGGCCACGGGGTAATGGTAGAGCCGCAGCTCCTTCATCAGGACGTCCTGCATTTCCTTGTACGACATGATTGTGATCCTCCTGAAGGGGAATTGATTTCAGCGCGCGCAAAGAAACGGCGCACGCTCGGTATTTGGTGCGCAACCCTTGCCGCATGTGGCCCGTTTTGGAAAGCCTTGTGAAAAACAGCACATGAAAAGTGAAAAAACCCAAAGGTCAAGCCCTGATTTCCGAACTTCTTGTGACGCCCGGAACGCTTTTCCCAGCGCTTTTTCGTACCCGCTTCCGGCCCGGCACCTTTTACCCCCTCGCCGCCAAGACCCCGACACCTCCGGCAGAAAATGCTCAAAATTCCGGCCAGGAAACATATTCTAGACTATATTTAGATCCGCAATATATTGATATAAAACAAAATTTACTCTTTGGCACGCAGGATGCTTCTAGTTCGTGCAAAGGGCAATATCGCCAAGCGGAAAAGAAGGAACTTTTCGTTTGTACAAGGAGGTTTCACCATGTCCCTCGTAATCAACCACAACCTGATGGCCATGAACGCCGCCAGAAACCTGACCGGGCATTACGGGGAACTGGCCGTGTCCACCCGCCGCCTCTCCTCGGGACTGCGCGTCGGCAACGCGGCGGACGACGCCGCCGGTCTGGCCATTCGCGAGCTTATGCGCGCGGATATCGCTTCCCTGCACCAGGGCGTTCGCAACGCCAACGACGCCATTTCCATGATCCAAACCGCGGACGGCGCGCTGCAGGTCATCGATGAAAAGCTCATCCGCATGAAGGAACTGGCGGTCCAGGCGGCCACCGGTACCTACAACTCGGATCAGCGGATGATCATCGACTCCGAATACCAGGCCATGGCTTCGGAAATCACCCGTATCGCCAACGCCACGGACTTCAACGGCATTCATATGCTCAACGGTTCCCTGGCCGGGCTGGATCCCACCACTCAGGAAGCCATCGAGCACAATGGCGAGGGACTCAACCCCACCGGTCCCGTGAAGATCCACTTCGGCACGGGCAACGATTCGGCCGAAGACTACTATTACATCACGGTGAACAATTCCACGTCTTCGGCCCTGGGGCTGGCCAACTCGCATATTTCCACCCAGCGCGCGGCCCAGCTCGCCTTGGAGAGCCTGCAGCAGGCCATTATCTCCAAGGATAAGATCCGCGCCAATCTGGGTGCCATGCAGAACCGCCTGGAAAACACCATCACCAACCTGACCATTCAGGCGGAGAACATGCAGTCCGCGGAATCACGCATCTCGGACGTGGATGTGGCCACGGAAATGACCGAGTTCGTGCGCCAGCAGATCCTGTCCCAGTCGGCCGTGGCCATGCTCGCCCAGGCCAACTCCCTGCCCAGGATGGCCATGCAGCTCATCGGCGGTTAACATCCATCGGTGTTGTGCGAAGGCGGGGCGACTGCCCGTCCTCCTCCAGGCCCGACGCACCGCCGCCAACGCAAACGGGACCGTTCCTCAGGAAGAGAAACGGTCCCGTTTGCATTGGACGCAGTAAAAAAAATCATTCTTCGGACAGCAGGGTATGAATGGCCCGCGCCGCCGCGGTCTGCTCCGCTTTTTTGACGCTGCCGCCATGCCCCTCGAATACGCGTCCGTCCGACAGCTCCAAAGCCACCATAAAGACCTTTTCATGCTCGGGACCGTGGGATCCCACCAGCCGGTATACGGGCAGGGAGTGCAGCTTGCGCTGGGTGATCTCCTGCAATCGGCTCTTGTGATCCTTGGAGGGCCGAACATTGGAGTCCTCGGGCCAGCAGGATTCGAACACCGCAAGGATCAACCGCTTGGCCGCGGCATACCCGCCGTCCAGAAACACGGCGCCGAACACCGCCTCCAACGCATCCGAAAGCAGGGAATCCCGTTCCCGCCCCCCTTGGGTTTCCTCCCCGCGACCAAGCAGCAGAAAGGTGTCCAAATGCAGGGTGCGGGCCACGTCCGCAAGGCTCTTCTCCTTAACCAGCCCGGAACGGATCCGCGTCATCTGCCCTTCGTGCGCCTCGGGATACCGCCGGAACGCTTCCTCGCTGATGCACAACTCCAACACCGCATCACCCAGGAATTCAAGCCGTTCGTTGTCCGGTCCCGCGCCTTCCCGCTCATTGGCATAGGAACTGTGCGTCAACGCTTCACGCAAGAGCTTGACTTGCGAAAACTGATAGTCAATACAATCCTGAACGCCTGAAAACTGTTCACCCATGAAGCTGGTCCCCATGTTACCGATAAAAAATGCCGATGCCCTTTTCCAACCCCGGTCCGTTGTTGTGGCCGGAGCGTCTGCCGATCCGGAAAAAGCAGGCCACAAGGTGCTGTCCAACCTGCTCCGGTCCGGATACCGGGGGCGTGTGGTTCCCGTCAATCCCGCGGGCGGCGAGATTCTCGGTCTCCAGGCCGTTCCGGCGGATCACATTCCCGAAGGAATGGACCTGGCCGTGCTCTGCGTGCCGCGCGAGGCCGCGCCCGATGTACTGGCCGATCTGGCGCCGCGAGGCATCCGGGCCGCCGTGATTCTGGCTTCAGGCTTCAAGGAGCAGGGCCGCGAGGGGTATTATCTTGAACAGCAGCTCGCGTCCATCGCCCGAAGGCACGATATCGCGCTCATGGGTCCCAATTCCCTGGGCCTGCTCACCCCTGCCCTGGGCCTGGCCGCCCTGACCGTCCCGAACCTGCCCCCCCGGGGCAACATCGCGTTTTTTTCCCAATCCGGCTCCCTGTGCTTCGGCCTGCTGGATTGGGCCGCGGGCAACAACGTGGGCTTTTCCAGCTTCGCGCACCTGGGCAACCGCTCCATATTCAATGAGGTCCACCTGCTGGAATACCTTCGCACCGACCCGGAAACCGCCGTGGCCCTGGGCCATGTGGAAAGCCTGGAACACGGGCAGGCCTTTTTGCGCGCCGCCGAAGACTTTACCGCGGAAAAACCACTGATCATGCTCAAAGGCGGTGTCACTCCCGCAGGAGCCAGAGCCG includes the following:
- a CDS encoding CgeB family protein; protein product: MPQPQEPQRHWPKFQTRKPRVLLLTSQYFLLGEVRAACERLDVDHVLLDLQAKEMGLDDFVRTILGALTTFRPDFVLTVNHLGVDREGVLLQILEALDVPLASWFVDNPHLILPAYPRTHADKTLLFTWDAENVESLREMGYPNTAWLPLAADTHRFAPGAAGNDAWNADVSFVGNSMTAKVTGRFQAAQPSDALAEQLRDIAAGFGPSEEPSAARYMLNNFPHLREEFLALGEPSRMLAFETLITWQSTLDYRLDCVRRLLPFAPLLVGDKGWHDLLAGETGWRHHPEVSYYDDLPGLYPRSKVNFNCTSLQMKGAVNQRVFDVPACGGFLITDQRRQMEQLFEPGTEVIAYADPEEIPELVQRWLADPQARQRVAESARKRILAEHTYDHRLETLFQTMRLTFEPGANS
- a CDS encoding glycosyltransferase family 9 protein; this translates as MTQDPILILQMQRMGDLILSFPLMLWLQRLHPGRPVWVAAERGFYEPLMPLSPGVTYFPWEGVHVLKRHRYKLVINLSIRERAARLAGELDADAVLGPTMRGDLRRINGPWQLYRAALVRNNRHNRLHWADLNALDCVPLERLRATRFDPPRPPAKQKPQVGLFLGASDPAKRPDAVFWAELLRELVRRDIRPVLFGGPAEKQLGRETRERFGKPVPDFCGRLPLSKLAKGLNACSLLITPDTGPMHLAAWTGCRTLNLSMGNVSPHETGPYQPGHLVLRADLPCSEGCWECSRDRLDCHDAFTPEAVAFVAARAVRGKDPNTPPDGLRLYTTQRDEAGLFCLHRFTDRIDPDERLGTFWKTFFGWRLGLWDKSRAHAALLALAQNAPMVFEELASALPRGVTVFSRALARGTQTATPPVSLWEAAPQALAPLSGLADMDLQNRDFSREAMTEQVGHLEALGRLLARC
- a CDS encoding flagellar hook-length control protein FliK, encoding MQNVPLIQSSANATRTTGQAALTGGTSADWDLGSNIFQTFMDHESGLSRDREFAAAPNLDSVFQESASVEPRKTSPVEEQTSSDTDEPGLDDMKDVPVDPESFQAMKPQLEKYGLSKEDIQELEDRVNSKEGMTWGEFVTALSEKMDGLRHTLEFSAGQRQKMMTLFQKLGFSASESKGMIGELAQGNVSNVLEALGRRIESLPPDKLAGLDKEELAAFMDELRKLKGELQGKELGLVRVVGKAMQDALAQAREKALQMTQNKAGAQGKADTLTDAARTDAAKMEQLNPAMTPDEAAAKAARTEQGLTNNLSADQRLKAHNNTLADQIRQGMGFNEQRNADQFSGQDGKQNQSDAWAEFMGKLRQDRPDLGLARNTSQAAQTAMTDALNQARGEGTKAAKPWENVTAPRVLSQVKDAAMRSLANGGKRLTIQLNPQELGTLSVSLTYKNNEMQAMIRTDNHETAKLLSGQLDALRQSLEDQGIKVSKMEVQTQLSSGQDESRWLGEQGHNRAQDEQARRQTQERMRNMRTVGGSEPGQSVADVQQAILSGRGLHVVA
- a CDS encoding flagellar hook assembly protein FlgD; the encoded protein is MGYYGVSNIVGGHEEYVAEANAPKHKSQMDKDDFLKLLVAQLNHQDPLNPMEDTEMTGQLAEYSSLEQLTNVNTTLDTMLQQSASDQMTTAVSFIGKSVSAKGYNVTKDGNQVSTITYNLGEAVSQLKVNIYDESGDIVRTDLLGSKEPGIFEYAWDGKDDSGNIVADGTYSVGMLGEDVDGQQVMVQTEVSGEVTGVVAEESGYYLRLKDGRYVNFNFVTEVVSDSTINTDEGGDGTDSGSDSGNTDNTDNTDADA
- a CDS encoding flagellar hook protein FlgE → MSLASSLYSGITGLSAHGERMSVIGNNLANVNTTGYKGARMHFEDLMSQDFSTANGISQVGRGVRVAAIYTDYGQGAFETTNESTDMAIGGEGFFMVSPKDQESQFYTRAGTFRFDKNGYLVDPHGYVLQGWEIEQSQPTAATTGSLSDLNDTKVKGAITDIRLENFQSPPEATNQVSFITNLDPTDASRSNSTSQPYFALFNAWDGLDADNDGRYLADTAYSYSSSMKVYDDIGTAHTMTTYFDQVTLSNSGGYSVWEYMVTVPPSEDGRFFGSDANFHRMSQTSNGGVLMTGTLTFRAGQLVGQSAYTYKGSDDGNVGALSNWSLARFSTRGYPLCTANFLGSSNASLATSENAQPMEINFGLRNTASITTSNIGGGWSVAGGGTLPSNASMVGNNITDVQSTLPNSEIPSISALASQSFDTGGSSTLYQSQDGYPAGILQNVSVSRDGILTGRYSNGQVIELYKISLATFTNEWGLRREGGNLFTETQDSGQALTGFAGEQGKGTIDGNSLEMSNVDMAAEFVRMITTQRGFQANTKVITTTDSMLGEVIAMKR
- a CDS encoding DUF169 domain-containing protein, whose product is MSYKEMQDVLMKELRLYHYPVAVKFFYDQAELDHFFENAPEIVTPVKAMTFCQWELGARMKGQIVYSGEEGLGCGNARFCFGWKDLDESEIKGHLKYTRDAEQAERFVKTKPRMRDGLLGVAVAPLGSVEGLFEPDTVHFYCDNMQAYHLAVDYMAATDTHPLRPSITMNSSACGGNVHTFMEQQFNMLPACSGSYNAGKTERGEINVIIPGKQFKDVFQRLQDRIDAASSSITRPGDGFPGADICKNCPLIVFKKNK
- a CDS encoding flagellin N-terminal helical domain-containing protein, with product MSLVINHNLMAMNAARNLTGHYGELAVSTRRLSSGLRVGNAADDAAGLAIRELMRADIASLHQGVRNANDAISMIQTADGALQVIDEKLIRMKELAVQAATGTYNSDQRMIIDSEYQAMASEITRIANATDFNGIHMLNGSLAGLDPTTQEAIEHNGEGLNPTGPVKIHFGTGNDSAEDYYYITVNNSTSSALGLANSHISTQRAAQLALESLQQAIISKDKIRANLGAMQNRLENTITNLTIQAENMQSAESRISDVDVATEMTEFVRQQILSQSAVAMLAQANSLPRMAMQLIGG
- the rnc gene encoding ribonuclease III, which produces MGEQFSGVQDCIDYQFSQVKLLREALTHSSYANEREGAGPDNERLEFLGDAVLELCISEEAFRRYPEAHEGQMTRIRSGLVKEKSLADVARTLHLDTFLLLGRGEETQGGRERDSLLSDALEAVFGAVFLDGGYAAAKRLILAVFESCWPEDSNVRPSKDHKSRLQEITQRKLHSLPVYRLVGSHGPEHEKVFMVALELSDGRVFEGHGGSVKKAEQTAAARAIHTLLSEE